From Lolium perenne isolate Kyuss_39 chromosome 5, Kyuss_2.0, whole genome shotgun sequence, a single genomic window includes:
- the LOC127298702 gene encoding uncharacterized protein, giving the protein MAPPSCFRLLLLIAVFAACYACAICVAVDGSKTLRPSVVSCSTAGNYSNGSQYHKNLYNLLLAIPMAAAQNGGFFNGTVGAEVDEVFGLVMCYTGSTDTECVDCLTGAPEGIMKLCPHSRTVRAVYGACTLRYSNESFFSVADLAIEHHHVQQIPPYYSDAVTLAAYLLDTAGMSRTRFELFRGLAERAGLLAGRVAWDIQRLNDAQEMTAGVQCTRDLLASECLRCLSNFTDQLPRLLPTNSSGAIKGYSCYLIYFITTKKPLVQDLIHIWDNEIYETSSDRAAMESERSIERQKQEHQNQERQKQRRRKVAIIMGLVVGATVLVLCMIGLSVRYKLNWWQRRMAAAKVFTRSAAKVFTRSALLKEMAYFRGKRLYHDELEQGTGPRRFTYHELAAATDGFTSGNKLGEGGFGSVFRGFITDANLHIAVKKVSKSSRQGWKEFVSEVKIISQLRHRNLVQLLGWFNGGNDDDLLLVYELMPNGSLDAHLYKPDHLLPWTVRYEVALGLGSALLYLHQEMEQCVVHRDIKPSNIMLDVSFKAKLGDFGLARFVCDGRESLTTGAAGTLGYMDPKCVFSGTASMESDVYSFGVVLLEIACCRRPAVVRDDDEGAVIHLVQWVWEAYGQGAILEAADVRLDGKFVEQEMERVMVVGLWCGHPDPVLRPSMRQAVSVLRLETPLPSLPVKMPVPAYMRPPLADDSFGSLGNTGGISSGDTSTTHSTRNKVELMIINHGI; this is encoded by the coding sequence ATGGCTCCACCTTCATGCTTTCGCCTTCTGCTACTCATAGCTGTATTCGCCGCGTGCTATGCCTGCGCTATTTGCGTTGCCGTCGACGGCAGCAAGACCCTGCGGCCATCCGTAGTCTCATGCTCAACTGCTGGGAACTACAGCAATGGAAGTCAGTACCACAAGAACCTCTACAACCTCCTTTTGGCCATCCCCATGGCCGCCGCGCAGAACGGTGGCTTCTTCAATGGCACGGTCGGCGCAGAGGTCGATGAGGTATTCGGCCTCGTCATGTGCTACACCGGCAGCACTGACACCGAGTGCGTGGACTGCCTTACCGGTGCGCCTGAGGGAATCATGAAGTTGTGCCCGCACAGCCGAACGGTTCGTGCTGTCTATGGCGCATGCACCCTTCGGTACTCCAACGAATCGTTCTTCTCCGTCGCCGACCTTGCCATCGAGCACCACCATGTGCAACAAATACCACCATATTACAGTGATGCAGTTACACTTGCAGCGTATCTCCTCGATACTGCTGGCATGAGTCGCACAAGGTTCGAGTTGTTTCGTGGGCTCGCGGAGAGGGCTGGGTTATTGGCTGGGCGAGTTGCTTGGGACATCCAACGGCTCAACGATGCACAGGAGATGACCGCGGGGGTGCAGTGCACAAGGGACCTGCTAGCAAGCGAGTGCCTGCGTTGCCTCTCCAACTTCACTGATCAGCTGCCGCGATTGTTGCCGACCAACAGCAGCGGTGCCATCAAGGGATACAGTTGCTACCTGATTTATTTCATCACCACCAAAAAGCCTTTGGTTCAGGATTTGATCCATATATGGGACAACGAGATTTATGAGACGAGTAGCGACCGGGCAGCCATGGAGTCAGAACGCAGTATTGAGCGCCAAAAACAGGAGCACCAAAACCAGGAGCGCCAAAAACAGCGACGAcgaaaagtggctatcatcatgggCCTTGTCGTCGGTGCAACGGTGCTCGTGCTCTGCATGATTGGCCTATCTGTGCGGTACAAGTTGAACTGGTGGCAAAGGCGCATGGCTGCGGCCAAAGTCTTCACAAGATCAGCGGCCAAGGTCTTCACAAGATCAGCGCTGCTGAAAGAGATGGCCTACTTCCGCGGAAAAAGACTATATCACGACGAGCTGGAGCAAGGGACTGGCCCCAGGCGATTCACATACCATGAGCTCGCGGCTGCCACCGACGGCTTCACCAGCGGGAACAAGCTAGGTGAAGGAGGCTTCGGGTCCGTCTTCCGGGGGTTCATCACCGATGCAAACCTCCATATCGCCGTAAAGAAAGTGTCCAAGAGCTCCCGCCAGGGCTGGAAGGAGTTTGTTTCTGAGGTGAAGATAATCAGCCAGCTCCGACATAGAAATCTTGTGCAGCTCCTTGGATGGTTCAACGGTGGCAATGATGACGATCTCCTGCTCGTTTACGAACTGATGCCCAACGGCAGCCTGGATGCTCACTTGTACAAGCCAGACCACCTCCTGCCATGGACAGTCAGGTATGAGGTCGCGCTTGGCCTTGGCTCCGCGCTGTTGTATCTGCACCAAGAGATGGAGCAGTGTGTCGTCCACAGGGACATCAAGCCGAGCAATATCATGCTGGACGTGTCCTTCAAAGCCAAGCTCGGTGATTTCGGGCTAGCAAGGTTTGTGTGCGACGGCCGGGAATCGCTCACGACGGGCGCAGCCGGGACGCTTGGGTACATGGACCCAAAGTGCGTGTTCTCAGGCACGGCCAGCATGGAGTCTGATGTGTACAGCTTTGGGGTCGTACTGTTAGAAATCGCATGCTGTCGAAGGCCAGCCGTGGTCCGAGACGATGACGAGGGAGCTGTCATCCACCTGGTGCAGTGGGTCTGGGAGGCGTATGGCCAAGGGGCCATCCTCGAGGCAGCGGATGTGCGGCTGGACGGCAAGTTCGTTGAGCAGGAGATGGAGCGTGTCATGGTGGTCGGGCTCTGGTGCGGGCACCCTGACCCCGTCCTGAGGCCATCCATGAGGCAAGCCGTCAGCGTTCTACGGTTGGAGACGCCACTGCCAAGCCTCCCTGTGAAGATGCCGGTCCCAGCCTACATGAGGCCGCCACTGGCTGATGACTCTTTTGGTTCTCTGGGGAATACTGGCGGCATCAGCAGCGGTGATACCAGCACGACCCATTCAACTCGAAACAAAGTTGAATTGATGATCATCAATCATGGCATTTAG